In Brassica napus cultivar Da-Ae chromosome C2, Da-Ae, whole genome shotgun sequence, the sequence ACCATCAATGTTTTCTTATTCAATATGACTTCTGAATTTGTCTTGCTTCACATTTATGTTGTGATGTTATATTCTTCAAAAGTTCTAGTGCTCCTTTTGTACCgtattttattattaagttATGTAATCGTTGTGTTTCTTTGATTTAGCTCTGGGTGGTAACACTTACCACGCCGGTTTTTGGCTCTGGCGAGGTGTCGTATCCTTGCAAGCTTTGTGTAGTATCACAGTTAAGACTTAAGTGGAACAAAAATCCAACAaatgaaaaaagtaaaaaaaaaaaaaaaaccttgtgTATTGATAAATGTAGTCGGGTAGGCCAAAAAGGTCTCGAGACACTCAACCAAATACACAAGAAAATGTATATCTTTCTTGTGGGGTTAATCAATTCACTCTAACAATTTCCTCGCCATTGAatcaaagaaaaagaagcaaattGGATAAAAGAGTCAGGAGCTGCTTACCAAATCCccgaaaataaaagaaagctgATAAACCAAGcgagaaaattaaaaatcacgTCTTCTTTTTTCTATTACAAGATTATAGCCTTAAcgaaatcaaattaattaaggGGTACCAAATCATCAGCTTTCAACAAAACGTGATCGTTGGTTTACGATCACTTATAAAGTCAGACCTAAAATGTGCTATTGGTACACGACGTAACCATATACATTAGTTATATCATGCAGACCCTAACGTCATTACCTAACTATACATTTGTTGATCTCTTCTTAGTTCTTACGCTTATTAAATGtgaaatagtaaaaaaataaaaagatttttttttctttcccctAATTCTTCTATTCTTTCCATCTTTTTCTGTCCTTCGGTTCTCAACTAATCTCATTTAATCTAGCACACATAGATAGACACACAATCtataatactatataatatatggtAATACTATCTTCTTCCACTTGCCCTCTCCCATATACTCTCACAATTTTACTAAATCCTCGACTTCAGAATCTGAACATTCTTTAATTTATCTCCAAACGAATTGTTTGCACTGATAGAAACTTAGCCAAATTTTCAAATCCCATTCAATTAGTATACACTCTCTCAACAGTCTCCATTAATGAGGGTTGCTGCTTCTGATGGCTAGCAGTAACAGTTTTTATTTTCCTCcacttgttttttcttcttaatgccgtcttctctctatatatattttcccaAGAAAACCAAATCCTTTTGTATTAAACTTTGATTTAATCTCAAACTCTAGTTTCGGAAACACCATTCAAATTCCTTAACTTTCCTGGAAAAAGAAACAACCATTTCATTTCCATATTAATCAATAATCACAACCTCCAATTACTATTTCGAGAGAGAGGAAAATCAAGTTGACCTCAGATATGGATGTATCCAATACGATGCTGCTTGTAGCGATCGCTGCAGCTTACTGGCTATGGTTCAAGCGGATCTCACGGTGGCTAAAGGGTCCACGTGTCTGGCCGATATTGGGCAGTCTTCCGGGTCTGATCGAGCAGCGTGACCGTATGCATGACTGGATCACTGAGAACCTCCGTGCCTGTGGCGGTACGTATCAGACATGTATCTGTGCAGTGCCTTTCTTGGCCAAGAAGCAAGGTCTCGTGACGGTCACTTGCGACCCCAAGAACATTGAACACATGCTCAAGACCCGCTTCGATAACTATCCTAAAGGTCCCGCGTGGCAAGCCGTTTTCCATGACTTCCTCGGCCAAGGAATCTTCAACGCTGACGGCGACACCTGGCTCTTCCAGCGCAAAACCGCCGCTCTTGAATTTACCACCAGgtagatttttaaaattgtggAAGTAATTAATTTAGGCACACTAATTTTCTTAATTCAATCATCCGGTTTTATTTTGCTGGTTTGGTTCAGTATATTAATATGAACTGCTGGCTAAATAATTTGCAGGACGCTGAGGCAAGCCATGGGTAGGTGGGTAAACCGGGGAATCAAGCTCAGGTTCTGTCCGATTCTTGAAGCGGCTCAGATCAAATGCGAGCCGGTCGACCTCCAAGACTTGGTTCTACGCCTCACATTCGACAACATTTGCGGTTTAGCGTTTGGAAAGGACACTCGAACCTGTGCGCCAGGACTTCCCGAGAATGGATTCGCTTCGGCTTTTGACCGAGCCACCGAAGCTTCTCTGCAGCGGTTTATTCTGCCGGAATTCCTGTGGAAGCTCAAGAAATGGCTGGGGCTCGGCTTAGAAGTCAGCTTGAACCGGAGCTTGGGAGAGATTGATGGGTATTTAGATGCAGTCATTAATACACGTAAGCATGAACTGCTGAGTCAGCAAGAGAGTGGGGTCCAGGGACACGACGATCTCCTCTCCCGTtttatgaagaagaaagatcagAAAGGTCAGTCTTACAGCGAGGGTTTCCTGCGGCACGTGGCGCTTAATTTCATACTAGCTGGTCGTGACACGTCATCAGTAGCACTGAGCTGGTTTTTCTGGCTCGTCACGACGCATCCAACGGTGGAGGATAAGATCGTGCGCGAGATATGCTCCGTTCTGATCGAGACGCGTGGAACCGACGTCTCGTCGTGGACGGAGGAGCCCTTAGGATTCGATGAGGTGGATCGATTGGTTTACCTCAAGGCGGCGCTCTCGGAGACGCTCAGGCTTTACCCATCGGTGCCGGAGGACTCGAAGCACGTCGTGAACGACGATATTCTGCCGGACGGAACCTTCGTACCGGCGGGATCGTCGGTGACATATTCGATATACGCGTCGGGGAGGATGAAGACGACGTGGGGAGAGGATTGCCTGGAATTCAAGCCGGAGAGGTGGATCTCGCCGGACGATGGAAAATTCCTGAACCACAATCAGTATAGATTCGTGGCGTTTAACGCCGGACCAAGGATATGTCTGGGGAAAGATCTAGCGTATCTCCAGATGAAAACGATAGCTGCGGCGGTTTTACTCAGGCACAGACTGACGGTAGCGGCGGGACACAAGGTGGAGCAGAAGATGTCGTTGACTTTGTTCATGAAGAACGGACTTATGGTAAACGTGCACAAGAGAGATTTGGAAGGCATCATGAAGAGTCTCATAACCAAGGAGAGTAACAACGTCATTGTCCTCAAAAAATGCAACGGCGTAATTGGCGAAGGCATTTCCGTTAATGCTGCTGTGGCTGTTGCGGTGTAGGCCTATAGTATCACAGCTTATCGGGTTTATCATTGATATTCTTTATACTATTTACTAAATACATACATTTTCGTCCGGGTTTTGTGATTGTGAGGTGGTAAAAGTCAAAGAAATTGGTTTGGTTGTGTGATATGAAACTTGTTACTTGTTATAATCAAAACAAAGGTAATGGTGTGgttacttttgttttcttttctcttttgtaAAAGCTTTTTACATTATGTAAAACAGGAGTACGTTTTGGAAATAGCCCTCAGTTTTCCACAAATATTACATCTTTATGCCACTGCCTTTAAAACACagagttttgatttattttctaaaccgaGACAAATGTTTCATGTATTATAATTTTCTAGCGAGGTTTTAGTTCTTTCTTTGCAAACCAGCTATACCGTTTTATATTACCAATTAATTATCGGTATTGTTTTGTCTACATAATCATACCATATCTATCCAAaattcaattatataatttatatctcAATTGTATACGTGTTTCAATGCCATTAATTTATCGGTTTGGTATTTTCTACAGAATCACATACAAGTAAtcaaaatttcaatttcatactactttataacaattttatataaCCTACCACATCAAAAACCGTTtcgtaatatatttttgttgtctAAGTatggttttaatatatttaaattttgggcctactaaaaaattttattggactattaataattggatttaaagaatatatgatccattgaatttatagatagtataaattaaataaatataatttaatgttgtaatactatatctccatatgttaaaaatttaaatatttgtcgatgttaacttttaaaattacaaagattttttttaaaataacaaaaatcatattatctaacaatgattaatttttactaccttaaaccgatgaaaacaaattttaaactatatagtttattttaaaaattaaacaaaaactaaatgtttaattatttgctCGATAATATAATTCTATGAACcagaaagtttaatttttaaaaaactttctaaatttgtgaaatgttacaatatctttgaatatgacaataaaacaatattttactaatctttatatatatagttacgattttaataatgaaataataatctaaaaatatatatatagaagaagatacaaatacatgtgaaagtttaaaaaaatctattcaatgaaaaaaatataccgtaaacttattatgttttgaaaattgatagacacatatattataatatataccaatttagaattgaaaacaaaatatttatataaaaataaatgaaaacaaaaatccgcgcggttgcgcgggtcgagatctagttgttatattaatttttcaatCGGTTGTTCTTATATATACAACCCCTTTGTGATTAAaaaccttttttatatataattttgaaaatttatttaaatgtgtCAAAATGGAGAATATTCAAAGATAATTTTGGTCCACCAAatctaaactaataaattagttgcacaattaaatcaataatattttataaacctttCCTATTTTTAACCAATTAGCATTATTAAACAGATAACAATCAGCATCATCCATATATTCTCAAACAAACCACCTTGCACATCACGTCCAATTTAGCTAACAAAACAAATACTGTTACCAAAGATTTTACTCCTATTAAATGACCAATATTTATCCTTGCAAATCACGTTTTACTTACCTAATTCACgaatatactattatatatttctttaacaGTAAAAGAATGTTTATTGTGAAATCTTTCAAAACGTATATTCTGTTGTTATAATTAATTCAAATCACAACTgaataaatctatactattaaagcagaatccctATTAGGATTATACCCTTGATTTTTAGAGTTATTTGCAGGCTATGTCATTCctttattaagattttttttaaattattttgaccaAAAATTAAACACACGTTAACACCTATTTTGAAACTTAAATCTTTACCATATATACTATATTCTCTCATGTATCTAAGGAATATTCCAAAagcaaaaaaagttaaacactCTAATAATTAAATCTCTCCTATAATACTGGAATATAAATCTTTAttgcttaatattttttttgggtgcaatagtttcttaatataatgtattaaatatataattacatgacaaaatatttatgtgatCTACAGCCTAATCATTTACGGTTCTTTCCTACAATTGATTAATAACATCATTCAAATcatcattaattatcatttttaaaacTTGATTATATTTCAACTAGGATCggtccgggctacgcccgggattttccaataatttttgttatatgttttgtatttatatttttatatatgtatgtatagaTATGTGTTATAAAATGTATGGCGTTaagcaattttaaaattattttcagtgTTTTGtctaaagaaaattttaataataaaaacttgCTTTTTTAggtgtttcaaaaataaaacttgctatttttattattaaaagctATGTATAACATAATGAgcaaaatgaataaataatgaattaaatCTTAGATATGgtctgaatatttttttatctttcttatttatgtttaatgtaaaataattgttaaagatacactaattaaattttactttGGCTTTAGAACCAATAATTTCGTAAATTTTAAGTGTCTtagaacatttattttttaagttttttattcaACCTATCctacatatattttgaattatttgtaccacctatattttcaaatatatatatatatatatatatatatatatataatcaattttgAACAATGTTCATAATCTTATTTGCATAGTATTGTTATTTTCTTGAACAAAATTgttattaacaaaattaatctTATTTGGATGTCATATGATAATGTGTACTTTGACATTTTCcgtttaagaaaattaataaaaatttggaattaaatattaaggtttcaataATTGTTAATgcaatttctaaattaatatatttaagtattttatatgatatatactttaatttaaataatatatatatatatatatatattctgaatatctattaaacgatatttttattcatatgattttataatcatatatatcttgatataacaaaataaagttaaatcactgttcacaaaattttcaatgtaggattttttattatatagttaatgggATGCTTAACATctttttacaatataaaattaaactaaaatgatggaaaatacaaaaatgattatcaaatctttattaatttgaattatttattgttatatatattaattatattaggtaattttgtaatGAATgtttttgtacactactaataaatttgatagttaatttaataaaatgtataatatatgtttaaataaaccaatattttttttgaaagattttaaaaaatcattctaGTCATGATACGTAGTTACTTTAAATACATAGTAGATGAAACAATAAGTTTACATTGCGTAAGTGTGTTATAAAAAGCCTTCGAAGTATAGAgtttatttgtttcaaaaatagtgacaaaaaaaattaaaatttgtttgaagGGTTCTACGATAACGTGTTTTTTTGTGGTATGTGGTCATGTTCGACTGACCACATGgatgttctatttttttatcatctgGTTTTCATAGATATTTatctactttttttcttttatttattttattttaagtttaatatttGGGAAAGacacaaaaaatataatggATTAAGATACATATATTCTTTATACATTTTGTTTTTACTCTTTACGGCATTTTGTTGGCCAACgcatagttttatttttgtataaaatgaattttactACCTACATTGTTATTCATGAAAAATAAGTAGAAAATGCTAAAAAATTGGTTGCATCCAACCAACCAATGTAACGTTCGAAGCATCAAAAGTAATGTTATTATGAGAGAGATGTGGGTAAAAGGAAATCAAAATTGATATATAATTTCCTTCATTTTTTCTCCTTCGACTCTAAATCGAAAACCCTGAAATTTTTTTACAATTCCATGACTTTGGAACTGGGTTTTATTACCATGACTTTTAATTTGTTAGTTTAGACTGAGAGTACGATGTTTACAACCTTTTTAGCGTCAATTAAACCCGTACCGTGAAACTTAACCGGTATAGAAACGTCAATTACGTAGGAATTTTTTTCTGTGtaatttaaattaaaccaaGTTGAAGAggttttagtttattaaaagaTCTGATATAACTTAGAAAAACAAACATTTGCGTTTCTCGATATCTTATTGTTGACATAGTCTAAAGTTGGATCTCAAGCTTCTGTTCAAAACGAAGATAGTGGTGACCGGAGAATTGAAAGGCTTGTGGGGATGGATTAACCATTCCAacctctttctttcttcttcctccttcttAAGAAGActtcttcaaattttatttttgacttTCAAATATGCAAAGAAAAACAATGGCGACCAATTCGTCTCATACCAAATCAACCGGCCCTGTGTTCTGTTCCCATCACCGTTAGGTCATTTCTGCGGTGCTTACTCTAAAGCCATCCCGTCGTCGTCTTCTCCGTCCTTGGAGTTGGCTTCGTCTACGACATCTAGCTTCTCATCTCCATCCCCAGCCTTCTTCAGCAACCACCACGATACCCACATCCACCACTGATCTGCGTCTTGACTCGTGTAAATCTATACAAACCCCAGCCGATGGCTCAATCGTTTCGGTATTCTCTCGACAACAGATCCATCTCGCCAACTAATGACCTGGCTTCAACTCCGAAAGAGATCTGGAATGCGGTCATCATTGTTGGAAGAGTATTTCTGTAAATCGAGTGGAAAAGACGGATGAATCTGTGGGAACCATCAAGCCGGAGGTACCTATTTATAGGTTTCAGATCACAAAAAGCTGAAGAGTACAGATGTTTTGAAGTAATGAGCGAGTTAATAGAGACTGAATGCAAGGTTTAATGGCTTCTTCTTTAAGTACGGTACTCCGTTACTCAGATCCACGGctcgaggaagaggaagagaaagagattagagtCTTTCTCAATGTTGGCGACGAAGATGGTGAATGAATTTTTAATGGGCTGATATTAGGTAACACATACTGGAAGTTCAAATATATGGAAGCAGTCCACTAagcccaaataaaaaaattacaaatctatatatataaagtacatGTTCCTTCTCTCCTAGGAATTAAATGAAACGCACAACTTTGCTAGAGAGACACGTGTCGTCACGCCGTCGACCGAATTGATGACGTGGATGTCGATGTGGACACCCTAAGAGAAAAGAAATctgtactttatatatatagatagatagatgagTATACAAATTTTATACAACATAATCATCAAATAAAAACCTATATAAATCGACCAAAAAATCCATGTATTTATAAGTCATCCATCATTGATGATTATGTTTTAATGAGTCCTAAATGAGATGAGtctaattttataaatcttaattttcaggttaaaattttttatatggtAACAATATATTGTTACAAAACATTTGttcataaaaaagaaagaaaaaacataaacttatttttaaaaaattgttataagatagtaaaaaatattgtatttaaattaaatgatgaTAATTCTATGTAGATGGTAACatgtacatatttatatataaaatattcacaaaacaaaaactattgTTACAATCAATTGAAAAATGGTAAACAAACACAGGCCAGTCCATTTAATTAactaaacaaaattgaattacaataatttaaaattaattcgcAAGCTcagatataattaaaataatatattatacaatTAAAAAGCCAAA encodes:
- the LOC111204414 gene encoding cytochrome P450 86A2-like; its protein translation is MDVSNTMLLVAIAAAYWLWFKRISRWLKGPRVWPILGSLPGLIEQRDRMHDWITENLRACGGTYQTCICAVPFLAKKQGLVTVTCDPKNIEHMLKTRFDNYPKGPAWQAVFHDFLGQGIFNADGDTWLFQRKTAALEFTTRTLRQAMGRWVNRGIKLRFCPILEAAQIKCEPVDLQDLVLRLTFDNICGLAFGKDTRTCAPGLPENGFASAFDRATEASLQRFILPEFLWKLKKWLGLGLEVSLNRSLGEIDGYLDAVINTRKHELLSQQESGVQGHDDLLSRFMKKKDQKGQSYSEGFLRHVALNFILAGRDTSSVALSWFFWLVTTHPTVEDKIVREICSVLIETRGTDVSSWTEEPLGFDEVDRLVYLKAALSETLRLYPSVPEDSKHVVNDDILPDGTFVPAGSSVTYSIYASGRMKTTWGEDCLEFKPERWISPDDGKFLNHNQYRFVAFNAGPRICLGKDLAYLQMKTIAAAVLLRHRLTVAAGHKVEQKMSLTLFMKNGLMVNVHKRDLEGIMKSLITKESNNVIVLKKCNGVIGEGISVNAAVAVAV